TATGGACAGCGAGCGGAACCTCTTTATCATATGGATCCAGGATCTGCCCTATGTGCTCGAAAATGAGGACGGCTCGACAGAGAATGTTATCGTAAGCGAGCTTTACGCATCGGCAAGGATTGCCGATCTCAGAGAGACCGGAAGCGCTTGGTCACGTCCTCAGCGGCTGACTTACGACAATAAGTTTTTTGACGAGAACACGCCGCTCATCTACGTGCCGTCCATAGAGCGCTACAAGGACACCGTCTTCGCGGCAGCCAACCGTTATGAGTATGCGCTGACAACAGAAGGCGGGGCCGAGCCCGTGGACAGCGCGGATCTGGTGGCTGTACACTTTGCATTCATCGGAAGCCTTAAGCCTGAGAAGATAAGCTATGACTGTGAATATCCCGCTGCGGGCGAAGAAGTGCAGGTGACCGTTACCATCGTAAACGACGGAATTCTGAAGTCGGACGGCGGAAGCTACGTTATCAGGGATAGGATTAACACAAAGACGGGCTCTTTCGAGTTATCAGGAACGCTTGAGAGTATGCTGCCCGACGAATCTGCGGACGTCACCTTCACCTATACCATGCCGGAGGACCTTTCGGGACTTGACAAAATCTGTTTCGAGGTGACGACGCAGGAAAAGGGCTTCCCCGACGAATCGATCAGCAAAGTTTTCGGTGACGGCGAGGATGAGGAAGCCGAAGCTATCCGTGTGGGCTGGAGTGCGGCGTTTACCGACGTGGAAACCGAGGAACGTGACGACGGCTTCTATGTGACTTATGAGCTCACTAACGCCGGCAATGTGACGATGCCCGCAGGCGCCGTGACCGTTAAGATCGGCGACTCAGCCGAAATGGATACCGTCTGGGCTGAAAAACCCCTCGATACAGCCCTTGAGCCGGACGAGAGCGCTGCCTATACGGTGAAGCTCAAGAACGTTTCGGACGATTTCTCATCCGGATTCCGGCGCGGATTTATAATGGCAGGCGACGCGGAAGGCAACGCACTTGACAACATCAACAGCTCCCGCGACATAGTCCTTACACTGGAGCATCCATACAACGTCGTTGTAAACGGCAACGAAAACCTCCCGACGTCGGGCATAACCCTCAAGGCCGGAGAGACGCTGGATCTTAAGGGCGACTATGTGGGCAAGAGCCTGTATACGAGCGCCGAGGTGAAGTTCGCAACGCTGGAGAGCGGAGTGGCTACCGTATATGAAGGTGTGCTCTACGCTATGGAGCCCGGTGAAACTACGCTTGTAGCCAAGGTAGGAGATTACGGCGGCACGACGGTCATCCCCGTTAAAGTTGCTGCCTCGAACGAAGGCGGCGGAGGCGGCGGAGGCGGAGGCGGAAGCTCCGCAAAGACCTCGCCCGTCACGATAAGTGCATCTACGGAAAACGGCGCCGTAAAGGCTGACAAAACGAACGCGGCTTCGGGCCAGACCGTAACTCTTACGCTCACGCCTAATGCAGGCTATAAGGCTGCGGGCGTAACGGTGACCGACAAAAGCGGCACGGCCATATCCGTTACTAAGAATGCGGACGGAACATACAGCTTCACGATGCCCGCAAGCGAGGTTACGGTAACGCCTACGTTTGTAAAGGCGGACGAGACCGATGAAAACGCTTGCCCGAAGGATGAAACGTGTCCGATAAGCAGATTTACCGATGCAAGCCCCGCTGCGTGGTACCACGACGGCGTACACTGGGCGCTTGACAAGGGTATAATGAACGGCGTCGGAGACGCTTTCGCTCCCGACGGCGATACCACGAGAGCGATGGCAGTCACGATGCTGTGGCGCATGGAAGGAAGCCCCGAGGCTGAGAGCGATGTGACGTTTGCCGATGTGGACAGCGACGCGTGGTATGCAGACGCGGTAAGCTGGGCCGCAGAGAACGGCGTCGTAAACGGCACGAGCGAAACGACATTTTCGCCCGACGATCCCGTGACGCGCGAGCAGCTTGCGGCGATACTCTACCGCTGCGCGAATGCGAAGGGCGAAGGCTTTACGGGAGCGTGGGCATTTAGGCTCGACTATCCCGACGTTTCGGAAGTATCCGAATACGCATACGAGCCTCTGTGCTGGATGACGATGCACGGCATAATGCAGGGCATGGCAGACGGCACGCTTTCACCCGCGAGCCGTGCGACACGTGCGCAGATAGCCACGATGTTCATGCGCTTTGACGCGGAGATGGCAGAGTAACAAATTATAAAAAAACACATAAAGCATAAAATGGCGCGAACAGCTCTTACGGCTGTCCGCGCCATATTTAACATAAGCCTCGGATCTTATAAATTTAAAGTCGCGTTTGGGTTTTACACCCGTTTGTAATGCTTTATCACTAAGAGGTGGATTTGAATCGGCACAGGGGAAGTTACGATGTTTTCCCTGCACTTTTATACGCCGCTTTTTTTACACGCCCAGCGAGCGCACCCACTTTTCAAGCTCTTTGGCCGACGTTCCTCCTCTGAATACTTTGCCTTCCTTCAATACCGCGCCCCTGCAGCTCGGCGCAAGTCCTTCGTTCGTTTTACCCATGCCGCTGCCGCCGGAGGTGGCGAACGGCACTATCGTTTTGCCCGTAAGGTCGAAGCATTCAAGATAAGTGTTGATTATCGTGGGCGCAACGTACCACCAAATGGGAAATCCTATAAATATCGTGTCATACTCCTCAACAGAGGGCGGAGCCTCGTTCATTTTCGGGCGGAAGCTTCTGTTCTTCATTTCTAAAGTGCTGCGCGAGTTTTTGTCCATCCAATTAAGATCGGCCCTTGTATAGGGGACCTCGGGCTTTATCTCGTAAATGTCCGCGCCTATGGTATTTTTCAGGGTCCGGGCAAGACGCGCGGTGACTCCGCTTGCGGAAAAATATGCGACTAATGCCTTTTTCATAAAAAAGTCCTCCTTAATTTAAATATATAAAACCTGAATTTGATCATACTATAATAAGTATCGGGCGTGAGCGTTATTTCAACATGCCGGGATAAAGAAAGAGCACTGCTCCCGCTATAAAAAGCCACACGACCAAAAATATCGGAACAAGTATCTTAAAGCTTAAATGTTTGCTCTTGTGGCGTATGAGAAAAACGCCGATAAACGCGCCGAGGCTCCCGCCTATCGCGTTTAATATGAGAAGCGTGCTTTCGGGTATGCGAAGCTTTACGTTTCCCGTTTTGCTTGCAAGCTTATCATATATCATAAGTATAAGCGTCAGTATGTTTACGGCTCCGAGATAGTAAAATATGGCGGGATAAAGGAAAAGAATAAGCGTTTTCAAGGTAAAAGACCTCCTTCGTATGATAATGTTATATCATTATCCTAAAAATAAATCAAATTTGATTGCAAAAACACTTATATTAAGGTAAAATGTATGCATAGACAAGTACGAACCATACACAGCGGAGGTCGAAACAGCAATGACAACGCATGAAAACAGAAAGGCCAAATATACGCGGGTGCTTTTAAAGGTCAGCGGCGAAGCATTGGCGGGAGCGCAGAAAACGGGCCTGAACCCGGATGTGCTGGGAGCAATATCGGAAAAGATAAAGCAGCTTACGGAAATGGGCGTGGAGCTTGGCATAGTAGTAGGCGGCGGCAACTTCTGGCGCGGCACGAGAAGCGGCAAGGGTATGGACAGAACGCGCGCCGACCATATAGGTATGCTTGCGACCGTTATGAATTCGCTTGCGCTCTGCGACGCGCTTGAGCAGCGCGGCGTTACTACGCGCGTACAGACGGCGATCGAGATGAAGTCCATTGCCGAACCGTATATAAGAGGCAGGGCAATACGCCATCTTCAGAAGGGCAGGGTAGTCATATTCGGCTGCGGCACGGGCAATCCCTACTTTTCAACGGATACGGCTGCCGCATTGAGAGCCGCAGAGATCGACGCGCAGATAATACTGCTTGCAAAAAACGTTGACGCAGTATATTCGGCCGATCCCAACAAGGACAAGACGGCGGTCAAATACGATAAGCTGTCGTATATCGATGTTTTGAACAGAGGTCTTGAGGTTATGGATTCCACCGCGACCTCGCTCTGCATGGACAACAACATACCGATACACGTGTTCGGCGTAGCAGACCCACAAAACATAATACGCGCCGTATGCGGCGAGTCTATAGGTACGCTTGTTGCCAATATGTGACAAACAAAAAGTAAATACCGAAAGTATAAAGGAGGAATCGTTGTGAAGGACCAGCTTAAAACCACGGAAGAAAAAATGAAGAAAACAATAGCGTCTTTGGTAAGCGAATACGGCACTATACGCGCAGGAAGCGCGAACGCCTCTCTTCTTAGCAAAATAAGCGTTGAATATTACGGTCAGCCTACTCCGCTGAGGGATATTGCTACTATAACTACGCCGGACCCGCGCACGCTTTACATCGCGCCCTTTGACCCCAAGGCGTTAAAGGGTATAGAAAAGGCTATACTTGCGTCCGATCTCGGCATAAATCCGCAAAGCGACGGCAAGGGCCTGCGCCTTGCAATACCGCCTCTCACAGAGGAGCGCCGTATCGAGCTTTCAAAGCAGGTGTCGAAG
The DNA window shown above is from Clostridia bacterium and carries:
- a CDS encoding NAD(P)H-dependent oxidoreductase produces the protein MKKALVAYFSASGVTARLARTLKNTIGADIYEIKPEVPYTRADLNWMDKNSRSTLEMKNRSFRPKMNEAPPSVEEYDTIFIGFPIWWYVAPTIINTYLECFDLTGKTIVPFATSGGSGMGKTNEGLAPSCRGAVLKEGKVFRGGTSAKELEKWVRSLGV
- a CDS encoding DUF1294 domain-containing protein, whose protein sequence is MKTLILFLYPAIFYYLGAVNILTLILMIYDKLASKTGNVKLRIPESTLLILNAIGGSLGAFIGVFLIRHKSKHLSFKILVPIFLVVWLFIAGAVLFLYPGMLK
- a CDS encoding UMP kinase, producing the protein MTTHENRKAKYTRVLLKVSGEALAGAQKTGLNPDVLGAISEKIKQLTEMGVELGIVVGGGNFWRGTRSGKGMDRTRADHIGMLATVMNSLALCDALEQRGVTTRVQTAIEMKSIAEPYIRGRAIRHLQKGRVVIFGCGTGNPYFSTDTAAALRAAEIDAQIILLAKNVDAVYSADPNKDKTAVKYDKLSYIDVLNRGLEVMDSTATSLCMDNNIPIHVFGVADPQNIIRAVCGESIGTLVANM
- the frr gene encoding ribosome recycling factor; the protein is MKDQLKTTEEKMKKTIASLVSEYGTIRAGSANASLLSKISVEYYGQPTPLRDIATITTPDPRTLYIAPFDPKALKGIEKAILASDLGINPQSDGKGLRLAIPPLTEERRIELSKQVSKKAEEAKVAIRSIRRDTIEKFKKMKKKSEITEDDLKDGEKDAQDIHDKYIKEIDKICAAKEKEIKEV